In the genome of Massilia sp. PAMC28688, one region contains:
- a CDS encoding thioesterase family protein, which yields MARLQLDFPEEQYYYTTPLTVRVTDINGANHLGNDSMISMISEARARFLYEFGVRETERDGTGIIVTDLATTYRAEAHARDQLLFEVGVMDFNKYGGDITFRITRPRDKTLVAMAKSGFVFYNYKTSQVVAMPDEFRAKFPRANWID from the coding sequence ATGGCCCGCCTGCAGCTCGACTTTCCCGAAGAACAGTATTACTACACGACCCCGCTCACCGTGCGCGTGACGGACATTAACGGTGCCAATCACCTGGGCAACGATTCCATGATTTCCATGATTTCGGAAGCCCGCGCCCGCTTTCTGTACGAGTTTGGCGTGCGCGAAACGGAACGCGACGGCACCGGCATCATCGTCACCGACCTGGCCACCACCTACCGGGCGGAAGCACATGCCCGGGATCAATTGCTGTTTGAAGTGGGCGTGATGGACTTTAACAAGTACGGCGGCGACATCACCTTCCGCATCACGCGCCCGCGCGACAAGACCCTGGTGGCCATGGCCAAATCCGGTTTTGTGTTTTACAACTACAAGACCAGCCAGGTCGTGGCCATGCCGGACGAGTTCCGCGCCAAGTTTCCGCGCGCCAATTGGATCGACTGA